GTTATTATTATATTTTATGTATAAAGGACTTAATGTAATGGTTTTTTGTTAGTTTGTTTTTAATTAATTTGATAATAGGGTTGTATAATATAAATATATGGAAAGGTTTATATAAAGAATAAAGATTTAGTTAGATAACTTAGGAAAAAATACAATTTTTTTTGACTTTTATAAAAAATAGGAGTATAATATATATTATAAAATAATAATAAAAAATATGACAGAAATAATAAAAATGAACAATGAATCAGAAATTCCAAACCTTACAAAAGAACTTTGGTTTGAACTTAAAAAAGACAACCTTTCAATATATTGTTTTGTGTTTGTATTTAATAAAGATTCTTATAAAAATGAATATGAGAAGATATGTTTAGATTTTTTAGAGGATAATAAAGATTTGTTATGTAGTAGTGGAAACAATTTACAAAATAATTTTTGTTGAGCACTAAAAGATATAAAAGAATTAAATATTATGAAATTTGAAATTTTTGAAGAGAAAAGATTTTATAAAACATTATTTATAAATATTCTAAATTAAATCTATGGCAACTTACGGAAGATCATATACAATAAGCGAATTCGCAGAATTAGTCGGAGTAGATCCAGACACTCTTCGCAATTGAGAAGAAAATGGCTTACTCAAACCGCTCAGAATAGGTATGAGGCAAGATAGAAGATATACTATAGAGCATGCCAATCTTGCTAAAGAGAAAGGCCTCATCTCCGAGCTTGTAAAAAAAGCCCCACAAAGGGATTATTTGAAAATGGATAAAGAGGATTTGATAAAAGAGATACAAACATTAAAATCTCAAAAGAAATTTGGTCTTGTCTGAGAGACTGAGAATGTGGAGACTATAGAGAAAGATATAAAAGAGAATATCAATAAAGCCCCGATATTAAAAAATATTCTTAAAAGAAAAATTGATACGACAAGGAAAGATAAAAATAAATTAAATAAAAAAGATAAAATCAAAAATAGTAAAGATATAGAGATGGGTGATGTAGAAAAATTCTCTCCTACAAATATTTTAATAGAGGGGGACAATTATGATACTCTTAAGATTTTGAATTATACTCATCAAGAGAAAATTGATGTGATATATATTGATCCACCGTATAATACTGGGAATAAAGATTTTAAATATAATGATTCTTTTGTGGATAAAGAGAATGCTTATAGGCATAGTAAGTGATTGTCTTTTATGGAGAAGAGGCTTCGTCTTGCTTATGATTTACTTTCAAAAAATGGGGTGATTTTTATTTCTATTGATGATAATGAGCAGGCGAGATTGAAACTTCTTTGTGATGAGATTTTTGGAGAAGAGAATTTTGTAGCGAATATGATAAGGCAAACAAAACAAGGGGGAGGTAGTAATTCTAGATTTTTTGCGATAGAACATGATTATGTAT
The window above is part of the Chitinophagaceae bacterium genome. Proteins encoded here:
- a CDS encoding DNA methyltransferase — translated: MEKRLRLAYDLLSKNGVIFISIDDNEQARLKLLCDEIFGEENFVANMIRQTKQGGGSNSRFFAIEHDYVLCYLKNINVAEDFFMDHNELYLKRYKEEDEIGRYF